atgtcGACCTAGCCGATGTCCCCTTAGTCATGCagtgatttttatattttcttggGTATATAGTTGAtatattgcaattattttaaatttgtaacaattaattaattaattaattaagacaCTTTCGTATCTggaaagttaataaatatttcactaatCTACAAGTTTTCTgtaaatttacgaaaaattcatgaatttacACGTTGTTTGAAAacttatcaatattttaataaattctttaccaatgtaaaaatttaaataatacgaaaattaaatatacacgAATTAACATTTACCTGCGTACAAATTTCTCAACCCTTTAGGCTCCAGATTGTCTGATCccatttgatttttatcgagtcTCGGTCGACATAGGACCAGAAATGGTTGGTGCAAAAGTTGCAACAATTTATTGTGAAGAATGACAGTACAAatgaactaaaaattaatatttaacgatgTATAAGTTATAAagtagtattatttataaatatattaagttATAAATAGTCAATGCCAGATTTACCATAAGGCTAAGGGGCCTATAGTTTCGGGCCTCGTTTTCAACAGGGCCTCATATTTTTCTCagtaaaattgtatgaaaactTCTCAGTGAAAACAgttttttgaagaatttgaaTATGTTCTGTCGATAACTATGCAGATTTACATCGATCTAcaatgttaaatgaaaaattatcctcTCTGGTctctttatttatagaaaatgatttattaaaatctttaGATTTTAACGACTTAATAATGGATTTAGCAAAcgtaaaatgtagaaaaaactattttattaaatataaataaataattttaatagtaaattaaatgttttcattgtataaatagagtgtatttatattccattggtattaaattataaatatgaaatataatattgagttacaaataataattttccaaaacaaTTTCCAGGCTGCGAAGAAATTCCTCTCCTTCTACGAAAAGGGAATGCTTCCTCGAGGAGCGTTATTTTCGGTTTATTATCCAAAGCTGCTTAAAGAATTAATGGCCTTATTCGACCTTTTCTATTACGCAAACGATTTCGACGTGTTCTATAAAACGGCTCTTTGGGCAAGAATTTATATGAACGAGGGCCAGTACATTTACGCCCTTTACAATGCAATAATTAGAAGGCCAGATACTAAGTACATCCAACTTCCGCCAGTATATGAATTGTATCCCAACGCTTTCTACAACTCGGAAGTGCTCGAAAAAGCCCACTACCCACAGATTTACGGCAAGATGGGTAAGTATCTTATTAGGCCAATCAGTAGAGCATTTTTGtgtaacaaaaatacgaaCAGCAAACGGATtgtgcagttacataaaaggggatgcgtagattaataggtatatgtttttcactcccaactctgttccgtttttttattattaacaatttaatgcaaaaaaaatcgtaatttttgtcattttttgcttataacttttaaactaatgcagcaatatcaatATTCCAAAGAGATGAAACGTAGGCGATGAAAATACCTATAGAATGAGAcctcgaacgtctcgatcgGATAATGAGAAGCAgagaaaaatctggaaaaccggaaaattcagcggttttttttttcaaaaattcctaTCTCCGCCATTTTTTAAGCTAAAGCGCTGTCCTTTTGGGAACAAGTAGTGATTAATATGTTCTTCACGTGTGCAAAAAGCAGTGATTATCGGATAATTGGTTTTCTCACAGTCGCaaactgaatttttcaatgcGCTTTTTTCAGCGGGTCatactttaaaacattttatcaaaaaactaGAATATACGTTTTGTAGTACGTGACGTCAACTATCCAAatctttgttaaaattaagaatCGGTCTTACGGTAACGCATACAGACCTGTTGTGGAAAGTGTAGAACATTaagtaattacattttctatcAATTGATCAACCaggtaaaaaattgtaatttatatcaataataactgaaaattatattcaatttagaatgaattgtaattgtaatccaaaagacaaattttgaatataattaacgTTAATTGCAATTGGAAAGTCTATTGTTAActgcaattaataattaaatacttaaaGCCCTTGGAAGTTAATCAACATTTGACTCGTtacaaaattgatataaacTTACAAATAGATAATTCATTAGTTTACCTGTTACTTGAAAActttatgtaattttacaatttcatgtaaatttaCAAGTGTGTTCAATAAGTAAGTTGTATGTTTCCCTACAATTTATAAACGCatcaaaaaattatagaaactttgtaaatgtataagaaattagaaaaatgataaagacaTTGCAAGTTTGCAGGTTTGCTTTAGTTTCAAtcttatcatagaaaaattaatttatttataaaacatttaaatttataaaaaggtAAATGAACAACAACCATAGTCCAATTGTACTTCCATCGCATTACCCTtcattgattaaattatacagtaCTTATTATCGAATTGCATTTCTGAAAAgctaattaaaatactttcgaATTCATCGAGATAAAGATCTGCTACCATTGTTAACGTTAAGGAACATTAAATTTCAGGTCCGAAGTCTGCTAATTACACAACATACTTTATCAATGCGAATTATTCTGGCTGGTACCTTAACCGCGAGTACAATATGGAGaacaaattgaattattttgtggAAGATGTTGGGTTAAACGAGTACTATTTCTTCTTCCGACAAAACTTCCCATTCTGGCAAAAATCCAAAGAATTTGGCTTCCCAAATTATCGTGGAGAGGAATACCTTTATGGACATAAACAATTACTGAATAGATACAACCTCGAAAGACTTTCGAATGACTTGCCTAAGCTTGAAGATTTCGATTGGAATAAACCTTTCTACCCTGGTTACTATCCCACCATGATGTTTGCTAGCGGATTACCATTTACCCAAAGGCCATACTGGAGCTCCTTCCcatattacaaatacaaatacatcaAGGTAAATGCActacatattatattaaattggtACATTCGGTCGTGTGTCATTAAAAGttgataaaaaacaaaaaatatacatgttgaattgagtaacctcctccttttcgaagtcggttaaaaagacATCTAATGAGAGATACAGTAATCACAAGActggaaaaagtaatttatagtGATATGTTGCtacacatattttaataaagagtTTACAGAAGTATACTGTTAAATTGTTGGAAACGTCAGACTAGTGTAATTTCACTGTAACtcagcaaaattaattttgaattaaaactgaaattcTGTAATCAGTATAATGATATTACACTCTTCGCTAGAAAATAAGTAAACTGATAAGAAATTACACTTCCCTTCCATGAATCGGAATTTAATTCATTAGCATAACTTCATTCGTTATAGGACATTAGCGATATGGAGTCGAGATTATCTGCCGCAATTGATTCTGGTTTTGTACTAAAAAGTGATGGTAAATGGGCCAATATTTACACTCCAGAAGGTTTGAATATTCTTGGAAACTTAATCGAGGGTAACGCTGATTCCTACAATAGAGACTTTTATGGCAGCATTGACTATTTTGGTAGAAAGATCCTTGGTTTCAATTTAGAACCAGCAAATAGTTATCAACTAGTTCCTAGCTCTTTAGAAATGTTCTCCACTTCACTAAGGGACCCTGCTTTCTATCGACTATACAAGAGAGTGCTTGATTATTATTACAGGTAACTACTTTTTCAGACTAATCGATCTTTAGtgatattataaacaaatcatATAATTTGTTAGTTTAAGAATGCATTGTTAATGATATCTAGACTACGGAACTTTacgcatttataggaaatttgaatgtgcaaaaaactacaaaatgcaaacaatatgcaagaatataaaaaattcatgttataatatttgcagaataaaataaattcctatttaggttcaatatttgtagacacgttcgcgaagattttattttgcataaagatccgcagtctaatgataACATTATAGGGACTCGAAATAAAGCTCACATAATTCAAAAccaataaagaaattaatgttgtTCAATGTTTATAGATACAGTATGCTACAGAAACCATACACCAAGGATGAAATTGTTTATCCCAACCTGAAAATTCAATCCTTTGCTGTtgacaaattaattacatattttgatCAATACGACGCATCGATAAGCAATGGTTTAATGGTTCAAGATGATACAGAAGCTGAAACACTTTTAGTCAAAGTGAGACAATACCGTCTGAATCACAAACCATTCAACTTCCACATTGCAGTTACTGCAGACAAACCGATGAAGGCAGCTTTCAGAATTTTCCTTGGACCAGCATTTAACTCGAATCGCAAATACGCAGACTTTgaggaaaatttcaaatatttctacgaGATGGACAACTGGTTTGTTGATTGTAAGTTTTCATCTTTCAGGTGCTTTTAAAGTCCATTACTTTTTgacatttgaatatttaccTAATGTaacttgttattttttcttaacagTGAATGCAGGTCCAAATAAAATCACACGTAACAGCAAAGATTGCTTCTTCCTAAGCTCTGATCCAGAACCAAGTGAATTGTACTATCAGAAAATTCAAAGATCTCTTAATTATAGCGAACCATTCACTTATTACGAAAGGATCTCAGGATTCCCAGAAAGACTACTGTTGCCAAAAGGCAAAAAAGAAGGAATGCCATTCCaattattcttgtatattAGCCCAGTCTCACAGGAACGCCAGTATTTCTCCAGAATATGGGGTAACTACATGTTTGACAATAACCCATATGGTTTCCCTCTAGATAAACCAATTTACGACTTCGCATACGATGGACCTAACATgatgttcaaaaatattttcatttatcacaAGGATGACTACGACATGAATATTCCTTACTGATTACGTTgctctttcatttctttactGTTTGCATTTACTATTGTAGTAACACgctttttataataaatgttactcTGTCTTTCTTCTgattcattctttttattctccCATATACCAATAACAAAGAAACATCAAAACTGATGTACTTATATTTAGAGTAAGTTGCTAACTCTTATTACAcctgaataaaaatgatgtaaCGTCATGAGAATTTTCTTATAACACTTCTATAGTATATAAGGCATTTCATCCCAAATCAACTACTTCTGAATCCGACTGCTTTCGATTTGGTTGACATTTGTATATGTTATAGTATCCTACTATATACCTTAccgtgatttttttcaaatttttttactcaaatcaaaaatgttatgaatttagaaaaacatttttttcaaatagctataactcttttaaaaattgaccaaataaaacatttttcttttaaaatgtgtGTTTCTTAATGAACTTAacgaaaaaatttcaaaacaaaatatttgaatttatgatctatacaatttttagattttccgagaaaaacattaatttttcaaatttcgacactatttaaattttttttattcccgtccctccaaaaaaaattttcatttatgccCCACTTAATGCCAAAAGTCCCATTGAGAcctaactttttttttaatcgaaaataaattttgtttacattttttcgcATTTTAGCTTTgcttttataatacaataattttaagtaaatattgtGTCGTGGCAGATTGCCGCGTCACAAAGTAGGTGAACTCTCCGCGGGGAACGAGACCGACCAAGATCGCGAGCGCCACCAGAGTAACCCAGGGTTATGACTAATTTGCGTATCTGAAGGGCAATAGCGTTGGGCTAACGACGGCAACATCGAGCGATGCGGCTTAGAGGCTACCGATCCCGTCTAACCCGGCGCCGGCTGCACGGACTGGCCAGACGAAGCTCAAATGGACAGGGGCTGGAGGTTCTTGGTAACAGCCCCTGGATTCCGCTACGACCTTCAGGGGGCAGGATGCCGTTTTGGACAGCGGAGTCAGCCGAGTTCTCGAGTGCACCGAGACCCGGCCCGCTCCAGAGTCTTCGAGGGATGCCAGCACCGACACGCCACCAAAGTCACCGAGGGACTAGACTGGACGACCGCCGATGACGCAATTTGAATTTGGCCGCCATAGTGTGCCGCGTGCTGCCGATCATTGAGGTGAGGTTGGGGGGAAGCGCGTGAACCAACGCGTGCGACGAACTCGCGTATCTCGTCCTATTTCGACAGCGACGCACGTGCGGAACGGTACGGTAAGCGTTTCCTCCTTTACCTCACGCTCATAGATAGGATATCGTAAATCGCCTTTTCGTAGGTTATCGCACGAAATAACAAACATCTAGTCGCGAGTCCATTGTAACGC
This portion of the Hylaeus volcanicus isolate JK05 chromosome 4, UHH_iyHylVolc1.0_haploid, whole genome shotgun sequence genome encodes:
- the LOC128875135 gene encoding arylphorin subunit alpha-like, whose amino-acid sequence is MTDNEYKSDSAASIIALGFQFFTRYKMLRLWLLGLLAISFAQAAYYETRTADTDYLLKQKKVYNLLYHVSQPMVVNRDLYDEGQAWSIESNLNSYGNEAAKKFLSFYEKGMLPRGALFSVYYPKLLKELMALFDLFYYANDFDVFYKTALWARIYMNEGQYIYALYNAIIRRPDTKYIQLPPVYELYPNAFYNSEVLEKAHYPQIYGKMGPKSANYTTYFINANYSGWYLNREYNMENKLNYFVEDVGLNEYYFFFRQNFPFWQKSKEFGFPNYRGEEYLYGHKQLLNRYNLERLSNDLPKLEDFDWNKPFYPGYYPTMMFASGLPFTQRPYWSSFPYYKYKYIKDISDMESRLSAAIDSGFVLKSDGKWANIYTPEGLNILGNLIEGNADSYNRDFYGSIDYFGRKILGFNLEPANSYQLVPSSLEMFSTSLRDPAFYRLYKRVLDYYYRYSMLQKPYTKDEIVYPNLKIQSFAVDKLITYFDQYDASISNGLMVQDDTEAETLLVKVRQYRLNHKPFNFHIAVTADKPMKAAFRIFLGPAFNSNRKYADFEENFKYFYEMDNWFVDLNAGPNKITRNSKDCFFLSSDPEPSELYYQKIQRSLNYSEPFTYYERISGFPERLLLPKGKKEGMPFQLFLYISPVSQERQYFSRIWGNYMFDNNPYGFPLDKPIYDFAYDGPNMMFKNIFIYHKDDYDMNIPY